The Curtobacterium poinsettiae DNA segment CGACGAGCTCGACCCGGCATCGATGTGGGACCTGTACTGCGGCGTCGGCGGGTTCGCACTCCACGCTGCCCGTCCCGGCCGCGTGGTGACCGGCATCGAGACGAGCGCCGAGGCGATCCGTTCCGCGAAGCAGTCCGCTCGTGAGGCCGGCCTCGAAGGCCTCCGGTTCGCCGCAGACGACGCGACCGAGCACGCCGTCCGCGCCCGTCCGGACGCGGTGCCCGAGCTCGTCGTCGTGAACCCTCCGCGTCGCGGCATCGGAGAGCGCTTGTCGACCTGGCTCGAGGAGTCGGACGTCCAGCATGTCGTCTACTCGAGCTGCAACCCGGTGACCCTGGCGAAGGACCTCGCGCGCATGCCGTCGTTCCGACTGCGTCGCGCCCGGGTGCTCGACATGTTCCCGCAGACCGGCCATCTCGAGGCCGTGACCCTGTTGTCGCGGACGTGATCCGGGCCTCCCGGTCGTCATTGCCAGGGAATTGCCAAGGACACGTACCCGGGTACGGCTCGATCACCATGGCCATGGGGATCGAGCCGTTCAGGTTCCGGGGAGGGGTACATAGCATGCACGGGTAGAACCGTTTGTCTCGGTTTGATAACGGTCAAGAGTTTCCTATGGTTGCCGACCGAGGTGCCGCCGGCCCGATGACCACTGCCCCCGGTGGCGCACCCCCACAACTGACCGCGATCGGTCGGGGTGGGCAGTGGATCCCGCAGCAGATGCGGCTCGTGACCCCGGTGGAGCAATCACATGAAGAAGCTTTCCCGTACCCGCACCATCGTCGGCGGCCTGGCGTTCGCCGGCATCGCCGCGACCGGTGTCGGCCTCGCGGCAACCCCCGCGAACGCAGCGTCCGGTTCGACCTGGGACGCCCTCGCGCAGTGCGAGTCCGGCGGCAACTGGGCCATCAACACCGGCAACGGCTACTACGGCGGCCTGCAGTTCAACCTCGGTACCTGGCAGGCGAACGGTGGCGCGGGCAACCCCGCCGCCGCCAGCCGCGAGGCCCAGATCGCCGTCGCCGAGCGTGTCCTCGCCTCGCAGGGTTGGGGCGCATGGCCCGCCTGCTCGGCCCAGCTCGGGCTGAGCGGCACCAGCGGTGCAGCCCCCGCCGCGGCGGCTCCGGCCCCCGCACCGGCTCCGGCGCCCGCACAGCAGGCCGCCCCGCAGCCTGCTGCTCCGGCGCCCGCCGAGCAGGCCGCCCCGCAGCCGGCCGCGCCGAGCACGACCGAGTCGACGCCCGCCCCGGCAGCGACGACGCCGAGCAAGCCGGCCCCGGTGAAGACGAGCGGCAAGACGTACACGATCGCCTCGGGTGACACGCTCGACACGATCTCGACGAAGCTCGGGATCGAGGGTGGCTGGAAGCAGCTCTGGGCCGCGAACACGTCGACCATCGACGACGCGAACCTGATCTACGCCGGCCAGGAGCTCCAGCTCCCCGCCTGATCTCTCCGCAGACCGAACACGACGACGCCCCACGACCCCGAGTCGTGGGGCGTCGTCGTGCGTGCCGGGCTACTGCGGGTCGTCGGCGAGCCAGCCGGCGACGTCGTCGGACCGGAGCGCCTGGGACAGGGACCCGACCGCGAGCTCGTTCAGCGTCACGACCGACTGCCCGTCCGGTGACGTCCCGGAGCCCGCCGTCGGTACCGTGAAGGTCACGAGGTCATCGGCCCGGACCGTGCGGAGCGACCACCCGAGTTCGGCCATCCGAGTGAACGTGAACCCGGCGTCGACCGACAGGTGTGCGCTCGTCGCAGCGACGAAGTCCTGGATGCGCCCGGGGTTGGTGACGGTGCCGCGGGACAGCAGTCCGTCCACGACGCCGCGCATGAACGCCTGCTGGTTGCGGACCCGGGTGTGGTCGGCGTCGGCGAAGGCGTGGCGCTCCCGCACGAAGGCGAGTGCCTCGGCGCCGTCGAGCCGGTTCGTCCCCGCCACGAAGTCGTGGTGGGTGGTCGAGAAGGCCTGCGGGGACGTCACGGTCACGCCGCCGAGGGCATCGGTCATGTCCTCGAACCCGGTGAAGTCGATCTCGGCGACGTGGTCGACCCGGACGTCCAGGAGATGCTCGACGGTCTGCACCGTGAGGGGTACCCCGCCCCAGGCGTACGCGGCGTTCATCTTGGCGCGCCCGTGCCCGGGGACCTCGACCCAGGAGTCCCGCATGATCGACATCAGGTAGACGTGCTGACGATCGGCGGGCACGTGCGCCAGCATCAGGGTGTCCGAACGCCCGCCCGCCGCCGCGGGTCCACCGTCGGGGTTGCCCTGCGCCCGGGAGTCGGAACCGATGAGCAGGACGTTCTCGCCCGCCGTCGGCGTCGGCCGGGTACCGCTCGGGAACGGGTTGCTGATGGTCTCGCGTCCGGCGTCGAAGCTCCGAGCGAGACCGCCGACGAACGCACTCGCGACGACGGCGACGACCAGGGCGACGCCGACGAGCGAGCCGAGCGTCGCGATCAGCGCGACCAGGAACGGCCGCCGTCGCCGTCTGCTGCCGGCGGCGGCGTGCTGAGCGTGTGCAACGGCCGCGCGGGCGGCTCGGCGTT contains these protein-coding regions:
- a CDS encoding LCP family protein, whose translation is MSERRAARAAVAHAQHAAAGSRRRRRPFLVALIATLGSLVGVALVVAVVASAFVGGLARSFDAGRETISNPFPSGTRPTPTAGENVLLIGSDSRAQGNPDGGPAAAGGRSDTLMLAHVPADRQHVYLMSIMRDSWVEVPGHGRAKMNAAYAWGGVPLTVQTVEHLLDVRVDHVAEIDFTGFEDMTDALGGVTVTSPQAFSTTHHDFVAGTNRLDGAEALAFVRERHAFADADHTRVRNQQAFMRGVVDGLLSRGTVTNPGRIQDFVAATSAHLSVDAGFTFTRMAELGWSLRTVRADDLVTFTVPTAGSGTSPDGQSVVTLNELAVGSLSQALRSDDVAGWLADDPQ
- a CDS encoding transglycosylase family protein; this translates as MKKLSRTRTIVGGLAFAGIAATGVGLAATPANAASGSTWDALAQCESGGNWAINTGNGYYGGLQFNLGTWQANGGAGNPAAASREAQIAVAERVLASQGWGAWPACSAQLGLSGTSGAAPAAAAPAPAPAPAPAQQAAPQPAAPAPAEQAAPQPAAPSTTESTPAPAATTPSKPAPVKTSGKTYTIASGDTLDTISTKLGIEGGWKQLWAANTSTIDDANLIYAGQELQLPA